From Flavobacterium lipolyticum, one genomic window encodes:
- a CDS encoding WG repeat-containing protein, which yields MEKNKLCWEFIIIVSMVFFPGIITAQKAFYDEKKDKWGLIDHKNKIILKPKYSDIDEFIDGLAHVTLYFKEGYVNKEGEFKSYFKEGYIDKRGREIVPVKYFKVGEYDKDSYAIAILNGKSGFIDKTGKVIIDFKYDDLWNFSNGIAKFRIMNKGEGLVDAKGYEVIPPKYDNIEWTNSGFYLTTIDSKWGLIDDKGKEIVIPTYDRINVSNDENFFIIRQGTKSVYTEGERNKYPNKHDVKIGFIDRTGKVIVSPKYDEIFKFYDNLAIVYLGSKYGMINKAGKEIVPLIYDEIIRDKENKENLYYILNDKKGVANKEGTLITPIQYDEIYLDEKIGLYKVKQSGKYGFIDTNGKEVIPVKYDLIYDFVGDVTGCSIDGIKWGLIDTKGNIVVEPKFEGLSEVIFGIILFSAGNKIGILDKNMGKEITPAKYDKVYLPLRFQDKFIIVTINDKWGFIDEVGKEVVSLKYDSVHFFTNGKAKVKLNGEEFYIDRKGERIP from the coding sequence ATGGAAAAGAATAAATTATGCTGGGAGTTTATAATTATAGTTTCAATGGTGTTTTTTCCTGGAATAATAACTGCACAAAAAGCATTTTATGACGAAAAAAAGGACAAATGGGGTTTGATAGACCATAAAAATAAAATTATTTTGAAACCTAAATATTCGGATATAGATGAATTTATTGACGGACTTGCTCACGTTACATTATATTTTAAAGAAGGTTATGTAAATAAGGAAGGAGAATTTAAGTCATATTTTAAAGAAGGATATATAGATAAGAGAGGAAGAGAAATTGTTCCTGTTAAGTACTTTAAAGTAGGTGAATACGATAAAGACAGTTATGCAATCGCAATTTTAAATGGTAAATCAGGTTTTATTGATAAAACAGGTAAAGTAATTATTGACTTTAAATACGATGATTTATGGAATTTTTCAAATGGAATTGCAAAGTTTAGAATAATGAATAAGGGTGAAGGTCTTGTTGATGCTAAAGGTTATGAAGTTATACCTCCAAAATACGATAATATTGAATGGACAAACAGCGGTTTTTATTTAACTACAATTGATTCTAAATGGGGTTTGATTGATGATAAAGGAAAAGAAATTGTTATTCCTACTTATGATAGAATTAATGTAAGCAACGACGAAAATTTTTTCATCATAAGGCAAGGTACTAAATCAGTGTATACGGAAGGCGAAAGAAATAAGTACCCTAATAAGCATGATGTAAAAATAGGATTTATCGATAGAACGGGAAAAGTAATTGTTTCTCCAAAATATGACGAGATTTTTAAATTTTATGATAACCTTGCTATTGTTTATTTAGGCTCAAAGTATGGCATGATAAACAAGGCTGGCAAAGAAATAGTTCCTTTAATTTATGATGAAATCATTCGTGATAAGGAGAATAAAGAGAACTTGTATTACATATTGAATGATAAAAAGGGGGTTGCTAACAAAGAAGGAACTTTAATTACTCCTATACAATACGACGAGATTTATTTAGATGAAAAAATAGGATTATATAAGGTAAAGCAAAGTGGAAAATATGGATTTATAGATACGAATGGCAAGGAAGTTATTCCTGTTAAGTATGATCTAATCTATGATTTTGTGGGAGATGTTACAGGATGTAGTATTGATGGTATTAAATGGGGATTGATAGATACAAAAGGAAATATAGTTGTCGAACCAAAATTTGAAGGACTATCTGAGGTAATATTTGGAATAATCCTTTTTTCCGCCGGTAATAAAATAGGGATTTTGGATAAAAATATGGGAAAGGAAATAACACCTGCAAAATATGATAAAGTTTATCTTCCTTTGAGATTTCAGGATAAATTTATAATCGTAACAATTAATGATAAATGGGGATTTATTGATGAAGTAGGAAAAGAAGTTGTTTCTCTTAAATATGACTCAGTTCATTTTTTTACAAATGGAAAAGCAAAAGTAAAACTTAACGGAGAAGAATTTTATATTGATAGAAAAGGAGAGCGGATTCCATAA